The sequence CTGCACGAACTCGTCAATCTGCTCCTCTGAGTAGACTTGCACGCCGTCCAGATCGGCCTGCAGATCGTGCAGCCTGTTGGGGTCGGTCTCGTCGGCCAGCACCGTCGCGCGGTAGAAGTCCGCGAAGGGTAGCCGCACCATGACCTGAATCTGGAGCTGGAGCTGGAGCTGGACGCTCGCTCAGTAGTACTCCCGGATGTAGTCGTAGGCACGACCAAACAAGTCGGCATCTGAATGCAGCTGGTACTTGAAGAGGGTCTTCCGCAGCACCTTCTTCACCTCGCGCTCTCCAGCGTGGGTCGCCTGCCAGCCATCGAAGCGCACGTGTCGAACGATCTCATCGATGTCGTTGACCACGCGCTCCACGATGATTGGCGTCTCTTCGCTCTTCGCTG is a genomic window of Gemmatimonadota bacterium containing:
- a CDS encoding type I restriction endonuclease subunit R produces the protein DFLKELLELAKDVVATEHASPPIEQEERGKAALTELLESAKSEETPIIVERVVNDIDEIVRHVRFDGWQATHAGEREVKKVLRKTLFKYQLHSDADLFGRAYDYIREYY